One Neorhodopirellula lusitana genomic window carries:
- a CDS encoding DUF1559 domain-containing protein yields MSIKVTRLAFTLLELLVVIVIIGVLAGMLLPATRGAKEAARRMSCSNNFKQIGLALHNYHSSYTQLPMHMGGTYDRNSDTGGTSAPGNNRYRLSFLVGILPFVEQQAMWEQVSTGTPDRQPDPQFSPMGPAPWTRQFDPWQTEIPTFRCPSDPGIGLPSHGRTNYAACLGDATHWLNTGATRWNDELASWVDDRTTQVEASGRGMFVPRSAMQFRDMLDGLANTIMVGEICTDLGDNDKRTSGSLLNAWSMIHENPKLCRDQVSSDRPQFWTTANADNAPAGIGSSNQRRGFRWADGAALYTGMNTILPPNAEVCLAGGDSGIGYLPPSSRHQGGTHVLMGDGAIKFITDSIEAGNQDSGTVLATGTGTREPGSISPYGLWGALGTRASQETLNEEL; encoded by the coding sequence ATGAGCATCAAAGTAACCCGACTCGCGTTCACACTTCTTGAACTACTGGTCGTGATCGTGATCATCGGGGTCTTAGCTGGCATGTTGTTGCCTGCGACACGTGGGGCGAAGGAAGCGGCGAGGCGGATGAGTTGTTCGAACAACTTCAAGCAGATCGGCTTGGCACTTCACAACTATCATTCCTCTTACACACAATTGCCGATGCACATGGGCGGCACCTACGATCGGAACTCCGATACGGGCGGCACGTCGGCACCGGGCAACAACCGGTATCGCTTGAGTTTCTTGGTTGGCATCCTGCCGTTCGTCGAACAGCAAGCGATGTGGGAACAGGTTTCAACGGGGACGCCGGATCGGCAGCCCGACCCACAATTCTCGCCGATGGGCCCTGCACCTTGGACGCGGCAGTTCGATCCTTGGCAAACCGAAATCCCGACCTTCCGCTGCCCTTCGGATCCGGGGATCGGCTTGCCATCGCATGGCCGAACGAACTATGCCGCATGCTTGGGCGACGCGACTCACTGGCTGAACACCGGGGCGACTCGCTGGAATGATGAATTGGCAAGTTGGGTCGATGACCGGACGACGCAAGTCGAAGCATCGGGCCGCGGCATGTTTGTTCCTCGATCGGCGATGCAGTTTCGAGACATGCTCGACGGCTTGGCCAACACGATCATGGTTGGTGAAATCTGTACCGATCTTGGTGACAACGACAAACGCACCAGTGGATCGCTGTTGAACGCGTGGTCGATGATCCATGAAAATCCCAAGCTTTGCCGAGATCAGGTTTCATCGGATCGACCACAATTTTGGACCACTGCAAACGCAGACAACGCACCAGCGGGCATTGGCAGCAGCAACCAACGCCGCGGATTCCGTTGGGCCGACGGAGCAGCCTTGTACACTGGCATGAACACGATCTTGCCACCGAATGCTGAGGTCTGCCTCGCCGGTGGCGATTCCGGAATCGGCTACTTGCCGCCGTCGAGTCGTCACCAGGGCGGCACGCATGTCTTGATGGGCGATGGAGCAATCAAGTTCATCACGGATTCAATCGAAGCCGGCAACCAAGATTCCGGAACGGTTCTCGCAACAGGAACGGGAACACGCGAACCTGGATCCATCAGTCCTTACGGTTTGTGGGGAGCCCTGGGAACTCGCGCCAGCCAAGAAACGCTCAACGAAGAACTCTAA
- a CDS encoding DUF4332 domain-containing protein, translating to MLLDRIEIDNHGPLSRVEIGPLSHHLNVVLGPAGSGKTAICRFIRDSLIDRDYPRGMLSSSSGRIVWVNSNGWIHCRREQDGTPGGRRTVEFEARSETAGLWDGYADGWFDPAETAANTAASVRSSLASRTLQSIRIPESIVDGVMIDTTASSVSRVIASCVSAGLNSDDLARLPFENETAGFSLDESLPSDREDNRRRRDWRGELADVEAELAKLSSLPPISPTVDTRGLQHERAALLGNRESLLARREELRRVASTAHRTEAYSSDLYRNGQPFVSRYAHDAAFHGADDARLRQLHDRADSLRTRAASLQRWIAELDSQSTRPDSYRYDRPQTYLNGNTPYDLPPAWQAASVDSLSDQIARADREIISLRRVLADVRSIRELLTPTQRYHSASTYVNFRDDQWLDSDWMQGRRYDHFVRAMDHYRSDRPWADFYTNAYQPLHPVDDLAVRIDATQRHLDWLLSRFDVPTSVAGDWPTDTWIARHERVSVMHDSIRRVRDQIRHRDYLTTSHMDRISQELTATLDQLLASRTRIVETLAHTHADWGRRVVPTTGYHPDWMAERRAASEELAGIENELRRVLDESAHMRRSYRSLPIVDPIYPVGLDRYAATANVTDSLLAIDREIAASDARLRALDAEIAEYSSSRSATSYEYTSLHHDHAARLRQRRAELVARLERDRPVARHESSLAELASRWLVRLSGGRHRAIRWTTTPVVTDAYTRLATNPSAADYAGIHETGRHAVDRRIHVTIDEVSEQTIPATTRALACLAVRMAAGELLGRMGRAIPLVMETHREMFAAYQSDNNRNPHTSVDSYRHWTREGVTSDSIASALSDYAAAGRQLLVMTDHSPLAHGLKRSGARTFELHTSRIVHPNRPLWRGGRRHDRYVGPHGINADGLPIADSIDPVNHEFDSRVNRAFDHAWIETAGLREDHASHRYPTQAGFEEHVHHTSDRRYAADPMPAVATDHPAAGSTYRDGYYYANQSSTQPFDTQPRDLTNQVTTARDVVVDQREASQHGMVSDSLIARHSNAAASDLTDVPFFLTVDSPIDTAPSIDAVAAQRLRRIGISHITHLMNQDSNRLADTLGLAGVDAKTVRRWQAECRLMCRVPQLRGFDARVLVGCGINDPAQLAGIHPTDLLERVKTFLATERGQRILLSGTSYELSRITSWIASANHSVHTVKRTRTVDGRPVATRVFREDQAHDEVYLTDDDFDQERYEVEVERRADRIVDELDELTRDYDSNDRTARASRRSDSQSNGSARSANGSTTRRSVSGLKSSQSSESRTRRSNNSGRSNSTSRSSNSSRSNGTSRSSGTGYSNGNGYSNGNGQSNGAGHSNSTSHSNGSSRSGESTRSSRSERSSGSGSSSRSSRSSDYDREARRRDTERDTLRYESSSNGNGNGHGNGQRSERDYDRERSNGDRSNREYERSSRSSESRSSSQPSERNGSSSSETVLRFYLERSSDVVDAPSIGPRMAERLNKIGIFTVDDLLQTDAETIAEQLNHRRIDAETILQWQQQATLVCRVPMIRGHDAQFMVAVDVTTPEELAVSDPVSLFAKVDDVANSAEGKRITRGGKLPDLEEVTEWIGYASQHRSLSAA from the coding sequence ATGTTGTTAGACCGTATCGAAATCGATAATCACGGACCGCTCAGTCGGGTCGAAATCGGCCCGCTTTCACATCATCTGAATGTGGTTCTAGGGCCTGCCGGCTCGGGAAAAACGGCGATTTGCCGATTCATTCGTGATTCGCTGATTGACCGCGACTATCCACGCGGCATGCTCAGCAGTTCTTCCGGACGGATTGTCTGGGTCAACTCCAACGGCTGGATTCACTGCCGCCGCGAACAAGACGGCACTCCCGGTGGACGCCGCACCGTCGAGTTCGAAGCCCGCAGCGAAACCGCTGGTCTTTGGGACGGATACGCCGACGGCTGGTTCGATCCGGCTGAAACGGCCGCCAACACTGCTGCCAGCGTTCGGTCCTCGCTGGCCTCCCGCACACTTCAAAGCATTCGCATTCCCGAATCGATCGTCGATGGTGTCATGATCGACACCACCGCCAGCAGCGTGTCACGCGTGATCGCTTCGTGCGTATCGGCTGGCCTGAACAGCGACGACTTAGCTCGCTTGCCGTTCGAGAATGAAACCGCTGGTTTCTCGCTCGACGAATCACTCCCATCGGATCGTGAAGACAACCGCCGTCGTCGCGATTGGCGTGGCGAACTTGCGGACGTTGAAGCCGAACTGGCCAAGCTCAGCAGCCTGCCACCGATCTCACCAACCGTCGACACCCGCGGCCTGCAACACGAGCGAGCCGCTCTGCTCGGTAACCGCGAATCGCTTCTTGCCCGCCGAGAAGAACTGCGCCGTGTTGCCTCAACAGCTCACCGCACCGAAGCCTACAGCTCTGACCTATACCGCAACGGCCAGCCCTTCGTTAGCCGGTATGCACACGACGCTGCCTTCCACGGAGCCGACGATGCTCGACTGCGTCAATTGCACGACCGTGCCGACTCACTTCGAACCCGCGCTGCATCGCTACAACGCTGGATCGCGGAACTGGATTCTCAGTCCACGCGTCCAGATTCGTACCGCTACGATCGCCCTCAGACTTACCTGAACGGCAACACGCCGTATGATCTTCCACCGGCTTGGCAGGCCGCTTCGGTTGATTCACTCAGCGACCAGATTGCTCGGGCTGACCGCGAAATCATTTCATTACGACGCGTCCTGGCGGATGTGCGCAGCATTCGTGAGTTGTTGACTCCGACGCAGCGTTATCACTCCGCATCGACTTACGTGAATTTCCGTGACGACCAATGGCTTGATAGCGATTGGATGCAAGGACGCCGGTACGACCACTTCGTGCGTGCGATGGACCACTACCGCAGCGATCGCCCTTGGGCCGACTTCTACACCAATGCGTACCAGCCACTGCACCCGGTCGATGACCTGGCCGTGCGAATCGACGCCACCCAGCGTCATCTGGATTGGTTGCTGTCTCGCTTTGACGTTCCCACTTCGGTTGCCGGCGACTGGCCCACCGACACCTGGATCGCTCGACACGAACGTGTGTCAGTGATGCACGATTCGATTCGTCGGGTTCGCGATCAAATCCGTCATCGCGATTACCTGACCACCTCGCACATGGATCGCATTTCGCAAGAACTGACCGCGACGTTGGATCAGTTGCTCGCTTCGCGAACCCGCATCGTCGAAACGTTGGCTCACACCCACGCCGACTGGGGACGCCGCGTTGTTCCGACCACCGGATACCATCCCGACTGGATGGCTGAACGCCGTGCCGCGTCCGAAGAACTGGCTGGCATCGAAAACGAACTTCGCCGCGTGCTGGACGAGTCCGCTCACATGCGTCGCAGCTACCGTTCGCTGCCGATTGTTGATCCGATCTATCCGGTTGGGTTGGATCGTTACGCCGCGACAGCGAACGTGACCGATTCCTTGTTGGCTATCGATCGCGAGATCGCCGCCAGCGATGCACGCCTTCGTGCCCTGGATGCCGAAATCGCTGAATACAGCTCGTCTCGCTCGGCAACATCCTACGAATACACTTCGCTGCATCACGACCACGCCGCTCGTTTGCGTCAACGTCGCGCCGAATTAGTTGCTCGATTGGAACGTGATCGCCCTGTCGCACGACACGAATCCTCGTTGGCGGAACTGGCCAGCCGATGGTTGGTTCGCTTGTCAGGCGGACGCCATCGTGCGATTCGCTGGACGACCACGCCTGTGGTGACGGACGCCTACACTCGCTTGGCGACCAACCCGAGTGCAGCCGATTACGCTGGCATCCATGAAACCGGACGTCACGCAGTCGATCGCCGCATCCACGTCACGATCGATGAAGTCAGCGAACAGACCATCCCCGCGACCACACGAGCACTGGCTTGTTTGGCCGTTCGCATGGCCGCCGGTGAATTGCTGGGCCGCATGGGCCGCGCGATTCCATTGGTGATGGAAACACACCGCGAAATGTTTGCTGCTTATCAAAGCGACAACAATCGCAACCCACACACTAGCGTCGACTCGTATCGCCACTGGACCCGCGAGGGTGTGACCAGTGATTCGATCGCGTCGGCGCTTTCGGACTATGCGGCCGCCGGTCGTCAACTTTTGGTGATGACCGATCACTCGCCACTGGCACACGGATTGAAGCGATCCGGTGCTCGTACGTTTGAGCTGCACACCAGCCGCATCGTGCATCCGAACCGTCCACTCTGGCGAGGCGGTCGACGTCACGACCGTTACGTTGGGCCGCACGGCATCAATGCCGATGGCCTGCCCATCGCTGACTCCATCGACCCGGTCAATCACGAGTTCGACAGTCGCGTCAACCGCGCCTTCGACCACGCGTGGATTGAAACAGCCGGACTTCGCGAGGATCACGCGTCCCACCGTTACCCAACTCAAGCGGGTTTCGAAGAACACGTGCATCACACCAGCGACCGGCGTTACGCGGCGGATCCCATGCCAGCGGTTGCCACCGATCACCCAGCGGCAGGCTCAACCTATCGCGACGGGTACTACTACGCCAACCAAAGCTCAACGCAACCCTTCGATACCCAACCGCGTGACCTGACCAACCAAGTCACCACGGCTCGCGATGTCGTTGTTGATCAACGTGAAGCGTCCCAACACGGGATGGTTTCGGACAGTTTGATTGCCCGCCACTCCAACGCGGCAGCTTCGGATCTGACTGACGTGCCGTTCTTCCTGACCGTGGACAGCCCCATTGATACGGCACCGTCGATTGATGCCGTGGCTGCTCAACGTTTGCGACGCATTGGCATTTCGCACATCACTCACTTGATGAATCAAGACAGCAACCGCCTGGCCGACACTCTCGGTCTGGCTGGTGTGGATGCGAAAACAGTTCGACGCTGGCAAGCCGAATGCCGGTTGATGTGCCGCGTGCCTCAACTGCGTGGCTTCGATGCTCGCGTTTTGGTTGGCTGCGGGATCAACGATCCAGCACAACTGGCTGGCATTCACCCCACCGACCTGCTCGAACGAGTCAAAACGTTCTTGGCGACCGAACGCGGGCAGCGGATTCTGTTGTCCGGAACAAGCTACGAGCTTTCGCGAATCACCAGCTGGATCGCATCGGCCAACCACAGTGTCCATACCGTCAAACGGACTCGCACCGTCGACGGACGTCCTGTCGCCACACGTGTCTTCCGCGAAGACCAGGCTCACGACGAAGTCTACCTGACGGACGACGATTTCGATCAAGAACGCTATGAAGTGGAAGTTGAACGCCGTGCCGATCGCATCGTTGACGAACTGGATGAATTGACTCGTGACTACGACAGCAATGACCGCACCGCTCGTGCTTCTCGCCGAAGCGATAGTCAAAGCAACGGAAGTGCTCGCTCCGCCAACGGTTCGACCACTCGCCGCAGCGTCTCTGGCCTAAAATCGTCGCAGTCATCGGAGTCGAGAACCCGTCGGTCCAACAACTCTGGCCGCTCCAACAGCACCAGTCGCAGCAGCAATTCGAGCCGCTCCAACGGAACCAGTCGCTCCAGTGGAACGGGTTACTCGAACGGAAATGGATATTCCAATGGGAATGGCCAATCCAACGGCGCAGGTCACTCGAATAGTACAAGCCACTCGAACGGTTCGAGCCGCTCTGGCGAATCGACACGGTCCAGCCGCAGCGAACGATCCTCGGGATCCGGTAGTTCTTCACGCTCGAGTCGCTCATCCGACTACGATCGTGAAGCACGTCGCCGTGACACGGAACGCGATACCCTTCGCTACGAAAGTTCCTCCAACGGCAACGGCAACGGACACGGTAACGGGCAACGCAGCGAACGCGACTATGACCGAGAGCGATCCAACGGTGACCGATCCAATCGCGAATACGAACGATCGTCCCGCTCGTCTGAATCCCGCTCGTCTTCGCAGCCATCCGAACGCAATGGTTCGTCCAGCAGCGAAACAGTACTGCGATTCTATCTGGAACGATCCAGTGACGTCGTCGACGCTCCTTCGATCGGCCCACGCATGGCGGAACGATTGAACAAGATTGGGATCTTCACGGTCGACGATCTACTACAAACCGATGCGGAAACGATCGCCGAACAATTGAACCATCGTCGCATTGACGCCGAAACCATCTTGCAATGGCAACAACAAGCAACCTTGGTTTGTCGAGTCCCGATGATCCGCGGTCATGATGCTCAATTCATGGTGGCCGTTGACGTGACGACGCCCGAAGAATTGGCGGTGTCCGATCCAGTCAGCCTGTTTGCCAAGGTGGACGACGTCGCTAATTCAGCCGAGGGTAAACGCATCACTCGCGGTGGCAAACTTCCTGACTTGGAAGAAGTCACCGAGTGGATCGGGTACGCCAGCCAGCACCGATCGCTGAGCGCGGCATAA
- a CDS encoding ADP-ribosylglycohydrolase family protein: MATYLLDFDGVFFRYGTMEPIEGAVDYVNDLKSQGHKVIFLTARQRYQNDPEHLTVEKTEQVLASLGVAFDSIVDGVSSPRVLVNDEGAFAINHPLNSPLQQIMQDSPRPPQRSEVVERVYRGLAAVSWVAWKYADSNDADDYVQTLLIGKSLTSCGGFDHADLVARYRRRPGYHFHGEELPAGGNHPQYQGQISKLLQSDDPLYQATDGVADGAAMKVTAAAAYYLDDFQGLIKNIDRVTRVTHATVDARLSAILVALRLRQVFLDDDPDNMDRLVEEMRVAVKIMQFGDQANFFLDRVARARTIATQHDQPVDLLYKLCRDIGMDHLAWSTPIAACFWSYHNDTDFSKWFSHQHEKKMYLPRRFGIFRRVVHGLTLDRRVHAEDVQHLRAIGQYDDFVKTHGYHWQKSVDIDTFLSIAISIIAVRHGLDSVKTEVPQAIEMFGDDLATLAEQLVQMPSRKASCQREPASQNPQRAVASKIVRAG, encoded by the coding sequence ATGGCAACCTACCTGCTCGATTTCGACGGCGTCTTCTTCCGGTATGGAACGATGGAGCCGATTGAAGGTGCGGTTGACTATGTCAACGATCTGAAGTCGCAGGGGCACAAGGTCATCTTCCTGACCGCCCGGCAACGTTACCAAAACGATCCGGAACATCTCACTGTCGAAAAGACCGAGCAAGTGCTCGCAAGTCTAGGCGTTGCTTTCGATAGCATCGTTGACGGGGTGTCCAGTCCACGCGTGCTGGTCAATGACGAAGGCGCCTTCGCGATCAACCATCCTTTGAACAGTCCGCTTCAACAGATCATGCAAGACTCACCACGCCCGCCCCAACGCTCCGAAGTGGTTGAAAGAGTCTATCGCGGGCTGGCCGCGGTTTCCTGGGTTGCGTGGAAGTATGCGGACAGCAATGACGCGGACGACTATGTTCAAACGCTGCTGATTGGCAAGTCACTGACCAGCTGTGGTGGCTTTGACCATGCCGATCTGGTTGCGCGATATCGCCGGCGACCTGGCTATCACTTCCACGGCGAAGAATTGCCCGCAGGCGGCAATCACCCGCAATACCAAGGCCAGATTTCCAAGCTACTTCAAAGCGACGATCCGCTATACCAAGCGACCGACGGTGTTGCAGACGGCGCGGCGATGAAGGTCACTGCCGCGGCGGCCTATTACCTAGACGACTTTCAAGGACTGATCAAAAACATTGATCGCGTCACCCGCGTTACCCATGCAACGGTTGATGCCAGGCTCTCTGCAATTCTTGTCGCCCTTCGATTGCGTCAAGTTTTCCTAGACGACGACCCGGACAACATGGACCGGCTCGTTGAAGAGATGAGGGTTGCGGTGAAGATCATGCAATTCGGCGACCAAGCGAACTTCTTCCTGGACCGTGTTGCTCGGGCGCGAACCATCGCGACTCAACACGACCAGCCCGTCGACTTGCTTTACAAGCTCTGCCGCGACATCGGTATGGACCATTTGGCTTGGAGCACTCCCATCGCGGCTTGTTTCTGGAGCTACCACAACGACACTGATTTTTCGAAGTGGTTCTCGCACCAACACGAAAAGAAAATGTACTTGCCACGGCGCTTTGGAATCTTTCGTCGCGTCGTGCACGGTCTGACGCTCGACCGCCGCGTGCATGCCGAAGACGTCCAGCACCTTCGCGCGATCGGGCAATACGACGATTTTGTCAAAACGCACGGCTATCACTGGCAAAAATCGGTCGACATCGACACGTTCCTATCGATCGCGATCAGCATCATCGCGGTCCGCCATGGATTGGACTCGGTCAAAACGGAAGTGCCTCAAGCCATCGAAATGTTCGGTGACGACCTTGCGACGCTGGCCGAACAACTTGTGCAAATGCCCTCCCGAAAGGCTTCCTGCCAGCGAGAACCCGCCAGTCAGAACCCGCAGCGAGCAGTTGCTAGCAAAATTGTCAGAGCAGGTTGA
- a CDS encoding GGDEF domain-containing protein → MTHLLNPSAFQTTPSAGHVVAESEAEETMQRPNTQTPADAIGNESCLVQIYPADVIDGMLLLETDCLTIGREDECDLVLEDSSVSRRHVQLIQSPEGHSLQDLGSTNGTLVNGNVIEGTHVLQTGDILSIGSFIFKYLSAGSVESQYHETVYQSLTRDALTGAMNKRYLLESMQRELARSFRRCESLAVVMIDIDHFKGVNDTHGHLVGDEVLREFGARLLATSREDDLLARYGGEEFTLLMAGTDRDEAIETAERCRSVICSEPFATAVGPLEISASFGVALYDGKQMLTPAEVLKIADDRLYTAKRDGRNRVSG, encoded by the coding sequence ATGACCCATCTCCTGAACCCAAGTGCGTTTCAAACAACTCCTTCGGCTGGTCATGTCGTCGCTGAATCGGAGGCCGAGGAAACGATGCAACGCCCCAACACGCAAACTCCAGCCGATGCGATTGGCAACGAGTCGTGTCTGGTGCAGATTTATCCAGCCGATGTGATCGACGGCATGCTGTTGCTGGAAACCGATTGCCTGACGATCGGACGCGAAGATGAATGTGATTTGGTTTTAGAGGACTCCAGCGTTTCCCGTCGTCATGTGCAACTGATTCAGTCCCCCGAAGGACATTCGCTACAGGACTTAGGCAGCACCAACGGCACACTAGTGAATGGAAACGTGATCGAGGGAACGCATGTGTTGCAAACAGGCGACATCCTTTCGATCGGCAGTTTCATCTTCAAGTATCTCTCCGCTGGTAGCGTGGAATCCCAGTACCACGAAACGGTCTATCAGTCGCTGACCCGAGACGCGCTGACCGGCGCAATGAACAAACGATATCTGCTTGAGTCGATGCAGCGTGAACTCGCTCGATCGTTCCGCCGTTGCGAATCGCTGGCCGTGGTGATGATCGACATTGATCACTTCAAGGGAGTCAACGACACACATGGCCACTTAGTCGGCGATGAAGTGCTTCGAGAATTCGGTGCGAGGTTGCTCGCGACAAGCCGTGAAGACGACCTGCTCGCACGCTACGGCGGCGAAGAGTTTACTTTATTGATGGCGGGCACGGACCGCGACGAAGCCATCGAGACAGCCGAGCGATGTCGTTCGGTAATCTGCAGCGAACCATTTGCAACGGCGGTCGGCCCCCTGGAAATCTCCGCTAGCTTCGGCGTCGCACTCTACGACGGCAAACAAATGCTTACCCCGGCCGAGGTGCTCAAGATCGCTGACGATCGCCTCTACACCGCCAAACGCGACGGCCGAAATCGCGTGTCCGGCTAG
- a CDS encoding dihydrodipicolinate synthase family protein: MTPNSTQLLRGIVPPLITPLADRDELDQEGLSSLISHVLKGGVSGLFILGTTGEAPSLSYRLRREMIQATIRVVDGRVPVLVGITDTAFTESVNLAKYAADCGADTFVLTTPYYFPAGQTELISYVRELVAQVSLPVMLYNMPQLTKVWFDIASLRELSALEGIVGIKDSSGDMEYFAELCALKSERPDWSILVGPEAKLAEAHALGGDGGVNGGANVAPQLFVECHRALCEGDNARVEEVQAKILKFQEIYDIGKYASRHIKATKSAASLLGICNDLPAYPFNPFLAPERKRVAQILSDIGLL, from the coding sequence ATGACACCGAATTCAACTCAATTGCTGCGTGGGATCGTTCCTCCGTTGATCACCCCGCTTGCGGATCGCGATGAACTGGACCAAGAGGGTCTCAGCAGTTTGATCAGCCACGTGCTGAAAGGTGGCGTCTCAGGTCTCTTCATCTTGGGAACAACTGGCGAAGCCCCCAGTCTCAGTTATCGCCTACGTCGCGAAATGATCCAAGCGACGATTCGAGTCGTCGATGGCCGTGTTCCTGTACTGGTTGGCATCACCGACACCGCTTTCACGGAATCAGTCAATCTGGCGAAATACGCAGCCGATTGTGGTGCAGATACTTTCGTGCTCACCACACCTTACTACTTCCCTGCCGGGCAAACCGAGTTGATCTCCTACGTCCGCGAATTGGTTGCGCAGGTCTCGCTTCCCGTGATGCTCTACAACATGCCGCAGCTGACCAAGGTGTGGTTCGACATCGCCTCACTGCGTGAACTCTCCGCGTTGGAAGGGATCGTTGGCATCAAGGATAGTAGCGGCGACATGGAGTATTTTGCTGAGCTATGTGCTCTTAAGTCCGAACGCCCCGATTGGTCGATCCTGGTGGGACCAGAAGCGAAACTTGCTGAGGCACACGCTTTGGGTGGCGACGGCGGCGTCAACGGCGGTGCCAATGTTGCTCCGCAGCTGTTTGTGGAATGTCACCGCGCACTTTGCGAGGGCGACAACGCGAGAGTGGAGGAAGTCCAGGCGAAGATCCTGAAGTTTCAAGAGATCTACGACATTGGCAAATATGCCTCCCGCCACATCAAGGCGACGAAGTCAGCGGCATCGCTGCTTGGTATCTGCAACGACCTCCCCGCCTATCCATTCAACCCATTCTTAGCCCCCGAACGCAAACGAGTGGCACAGATCCTAAGTGACATTGGCTTGTTGTGA
- a CDS encoding DUF2306 domain-containing protein: protein MSLKTASSRVTGNHEDSGKTRRRAWLFRMLFWAMVVLFVKVFLSIVLEYRRYFPADFESNFLSGRRHSFSGSYRQAFYIHILSSPIALGLATFLMASGGRAGFRKLHRWAGRLQFGLVALVVFPSGMVMAKDAYAGPISAAGFAVLNVATVACLCMAVWRARTAEFAAHQRWATRCFVLLASPLLLRLIAGAAIVTGLESERSYQMNSWFSWLIPLLIYETCFARTERRQSNKAVPASENGEM, encoded by the coding sequence ATGTCCTTGAAGACAGCGTCATCCAGGGTCACTGGCAACCACGAAGACTCAGGCAAAACTCGTCGTCGTGCATGGTTGTTCCGGATGTTGTTTTGGGCGATGGTGGTTTTGTTTGTGAAGGTGTTCTTATCGATCGTGTTGGAATACCGACGGTACTTTCCAGCGGACTTTGAGTCCAACTTCCTGAGCGGCCGCCGCCATTCTTTTTCGGGAAGTTACCGGCAAGCGTTTTACATCCACATTCTTTCGAGCCCGATTGCGTTGGGGTTGGCAACGTTCTTGATGGCGAGCGGAGGCCGTGCTGGATTTCGCAAGCTCCATCGCTGGGCGGGGCGCCTACAGTTCGGCTTAGTTGCACTTGTAGTCTTTCCCAGCGGCATGGTGATGGCGAAGGATGCCTATGCGGGCCCCATTTCCGCGGCCGGATTCGCGGTGCTGAACGTCGCGACGGTCGCCTGTCTGTGCATGGCCGTTTGGCGAGCACGGACGGCGGAGTTCGCTGCACATCAACGCTGGGCGACGCGATGTTTCGTACTGCTCGCTTCGCCGCTGTTGCTTAGATTGATTGCTGGTGCCGCCATTGTAACCGGCTTGGAATCCGAGCGATCCTATCAAATGAATTCATGGTTCAGCTGGTTGATCCCACTGCTGATTTATGAAACTTGCTTCGCGCGGACGGAACGGAGACAATCCAACAAGGCGGTTCCCGCATCCGAAAACGGAGAAATGTGA